One segment of Myxococcus xanthus DNA contains the following:
- a CDS encoding RluA family pseudouridine synthase, whose protein sequence is METWFTPFEPKPLADELPGRFPNPFDEGAPHALARRAAEWLQRELRAGHLAPGLEASCLDTSEGGKMFGILVVQAPDGRVGFLRAFSGMLGGRWDLPGFAPPLFARDERERLEPAGDALVKRLMAREASFRQSPERASVLTAHDALQARHTEARAALRATHDARKKQRHARRTDVMASDSLSEEAKRAALHALDQESRGDKAELRRLEAEHDEAQRALAPQRDRMERRLRAMERLRRIVCRALMKRLHDTYVVPNARGEHRHLRGLYARGEPPSGAADCAGPKLLAHALTQGFRPLALAEFWWGAPPPAGGRAAGAYYPACKDKCGPLLPYMLDGLPVSAPRPFTVPVLPSRGLDIVFEDEWLVVVEKPEGLLSVPAKDVSVEDSVLARLRARAPEAAGTMLAHRLDLDTSGLLVAAKDARTYAALQRQFAGREVHKRYAAWVEGNVQGERGTIDFPMRVDLDDRPRQIHDPVHGKPAVTEWHVLERSHGRTKVALFPLTGRTHQLRVHAAHPLGLGAPIVGDRLYGHPGPRLHLHAEALSFQHPVTGQRLTLERPAPF, encoded by the coding sequence CGCCCCACGCGCTGGCGCGCCGGGCAGCGGAATGGCTCCAGCGGGAGCTCCGGGCAGGCCACCTCGCGCCTGGACTCGAGGCCTCGTGCCTCGACACGTCCGAGGGTGGAAAGATGTTCGGCATCCTCGTGGTCCAGGCGCCTGACGGACGTGTCGGATTCCTCCGCGCCTTCTCGGGCATGCTTGGCGGGCGATGGGACCTCCCCGGTTTCGCGCCGCCCCTCTTCGCCCGTGATGAGCGCGAGCGGCTGGAGCCCGCGGGTGACGCATTGGTGAAGCGCCTGATGGCCCGTGAGGCGTCCTTCCGCCAGTCCCCCGAGCGCGCCTCCGTCCTGACCGCGCACGACGCGTTGCAAGCGCGCCACACCGAGGCCCGCGCGGCGCTGCGCGCCACACACGACGCCCGGAAGAAGCAGCGCCATGCGAGGCGCACGGACGTCATGGCCTCGGACTCGCTGAGTGAGGAGGCGAAACGAGCGGCGCTGCATGCGCTCGACCAGGAAAGCCGGGGGGACAAGGCGGAACTGCGGAGACTGGAGGCGGAACACGACGAGGCGCAGCGGGCGCTCGCGCCCCAGCGGGACCGCATGGAGCGGCGGCTTCGCGCCATGGAGCGACTGCGGCGCATCGTCTGCCGTGCGCTGATGAAGCGCCTGCACGACACCTACGTGGTGCCCAATGCTCGCGGAGAACACCGGCACCTGCGCGGCCTCTACGCCAGAGGCGAGCCCCCATCGGGCGCGGCGGACTGCGCCGGGCCCAAGCTCCTGGCGCATGCCCTCACCCAGGGCTTCCGTCCGCTCGCGCTCGCCGAGTTCTGGTGGGGGGCTCCGCCTCCCGCGGGAGGCCGGGCCGCCGGCGCGTACTACCCCGCTTGCAAGGACAAGTGCGGGCCGCTGCTGCCGTACATGCTGGACGGTCTCCCTGTCTCCGCGCCCCGGCCCTTCACGGTGCCCGTGCTGCCATCACGAGGGCTGGACATTGTCTTCGAGGACGAATGGCTCGTGGTGGTGGAGAAGCCGGAGGGCCTGCTCTCCGTGCCCGCGAAGGACGTCTCGGTGGAGGACTCCGTGCTGGCCCGGCTGCGCGCGAGAGCTCCGGAAGCAGCGGGGACGATGCTCGCGCACCGGCTCGACCTGGACACGTCGGGGCTGCTCGTCGCGGCGAAGGACGCGCGCACCTACGCGGCCTTGCAACGCCAGTTCGCCGGGCGCGAGGTGCACAAGCGCTACGCCGCATGGGTCGAAGGCAACGTCCAGGGCGAACGCGGCACTATCGACTTTCCCATGCGCGTGGACTTGGACGACCGGCCCCGGCAGATTCACGACCCCGTGCACGGCAAGCCCGCGGTGACGGAGTGGCACGTGCTTGAACGCAGCCACGGCCGCACGAAGGTGGCCCTCTTCCCGCTCACCGGGAGGACGCACCAGTTGCGCGTCCACGCGGCCCATCCGCTTGGCCTTGGCGCGCCCATCGTCGGAGACCGCCTCTATGGCCACCCGGGGCCCCGATTGCATCTGCATGCGGAGGCCCTGTCGTTCCAGCACCCTGTCACGGGGCAGCGCCTCACGCTGGAGCGGCCGGCTCCCTTCTGA
- a CDS encoding class I SAM-dependent methyltransferase: protein MRKLKQVNHLMGLLRPAVEDVQARHPNAVMVDAGSGNAYLGFVLYELFLKGSASGTLLSIEGRPDLTERAQGRAQRLGFTRMQFQTAHIDTAQYPERIHLLMALHACDTATDDALVAAIRHGADHVAVVPCCQAEVAAQLKEKRPVVASSGSMSLLYAHAWHRREFGSHLTNVIRALTLEAFGYQVTVTELTGWEHSLKNELILGRRVHRENRRARMQLERLLAETGVNPKLTRELGVKPAVSAAVETVSAPEPDVSEEASEHVVAR, encoded by the coding sequence CTGCGCAAGCTCAAGCAGGTGAACCACCTGATGGGCTTGCTGCGTCCCGCCGTGGAGGATGTCCAGGCGCGCCACCCGAACGCGGTGATGGTGGACGCGGGCAGCGGCAACGCCTACCTGGGCTTCGTCCTCTACGAGCTGTTCCTCAAGGGCTCCGCCAGCGGCACGCTGCTGTCCATTGAAGGCCGGCCGGACCTGACGGAGCGGGCCCAGGGCCGCGCCCAACGGCTGGGCTTCACGCGGATGCAGTTCCAGACGGCGCACATCGACACGGCGCAGTACCCAGAGCGCATCCACCTGCTGATGGCGCTGCACGCGTGTGACACGGCCACCGATGATGCACTCGTCGCGGCCATCCGCCATGGCGCGGACCACGTCGCGGTGGTGCCGTGCTGCCAGGCGGAGGTGGCCGCGCAGCTCAAGGAGAAGCGCCCCGTCGTGGCCAGCAGCGGCAGCATGTCACTGCTGTACGCGCATGCCTGGCACCGGCGCGAGTTCGGCTCGCACCTGACGAACGTCATCCGCGCGCTGACGCTGGAGGCTTTCGGCTACCAGGTGACGGTGACGGAGCTGACGGGCTGGGAGCACTCGCTGAAGAACGAGCTGATTCTGGGGCGCCGCGTACACCGGGAGAACCGGCGCGCGCGCATGCAACTGGAGCGGCTGTTGGCGGAGACCGGGGTGAATCCCAAGCTGACGCGTGAGCTGGGCGTGAAGCCGGCGGTGTCGGCCGCGGTGGAGACTGTCTCCGCGCCGGAGCCGGATGTCTCCGAAGAGGCCTCCGAGCACGTCGTCGCGCGCTGA
- a CDS encoding NifU family protein has protein sequence MSVNIQLEWTPNPSTLKYVVDRRLLAGGAVNFTNPEDAQAKSPLARKLMDVRGVTAVMIGTNFVTVTKGEEGEWDELNDEVMSALDTHLTANEPVVDEAALAAAREAAGPSGGGTVEGRIQDILDNEIRPAVAMDGGDITLDRFEDGIVYLHMKGACAGCPSSTATLKMGIEGRLREMIPEVLEVVSV, from the coding sequence ATGTCGGTGAACATCCAGCTCGAGTGGACCCCGAACCCCAGCACGCTGAAGTACGTGGTGGACCGGCGGTTGTTGGCGGGCGGGGCGGTGAACTTCACGAACCCCGAGGACGCCCAGGCGAAGTCCCCGTTGGCGCGCAAGCTGATGGACGTGCGCGGCGTCACGGCGGTGATGATTGGCACCAACTTCGTGACGGTGACGAAGGGGGAAGAGGGCGAGTGGGACGAGCTCAATGACGAGGTCATGTCCGCGCTGGACACCCACCTGACGGCCAACGAGCCGGTGGTGGACGAGGCGGCGCTGGCGGCGGCCCGCGAGGCGGCGGGACCGTCCGGTGGTGGCACGGTTGAAGGGCGCATCCAGGACATCCTGGACAACGAAATCCGCCCGGCGGTGGCCATGGACGGTGGTGACATCACCCTGGACCGCTTCGAGGACGGCATCGTCTACCTGCACATGAAGGGGGCGTGCGCGGGATGCCCGTCGTCCACGGCGACGCTGAAGATGGGAATCGAGGGGCGCCTGCGGGAAATGATTCCCGAGGTCCTCGAGGTGGTGTCCGTCTGA
- a CDS encoding DUF2378 family protein: MSPPPPRVPASVFEGFFVRGLQAEGRLAQELEALGYDSRKPELDYPIALWQRAVALARRERYAELGDEDAYRQLGRQGVFGFAQTLVGRVAAVALPMIGPAQALERVPRYLAMMGRSDVDVSMSSEGERGRRLSLSDRYNRPELMAGGLEGMLEMANARPRISVEERSSGGYRLFVRW, encoded by the coding sequence ATGTCCCCGCCACCGCCCCGCGTGCCCGCCAGCGTGTTCGAGGGGTTCTTCGTGCGGGGTCTCCAGGCGGAGGGCCGGCTGGCCCAGGAACTGGAGGCGCTGGGGTACGACAGCCGAAAGCCGGAGTTGGACTACCCCATTGCGCTCTGGCAGCGGGCGGTGGCCCTGGCACGGCGGGAGCGATACGCGGAGCTCGGTGACGAGGACGCCTACCGGCAACTGGGCCGCCAGGGCGTCTTCGGCTTCGCGCAGACGCTGGTAGGCCGCGTGGCCGCGGTGGCCCTGCCCATGATTGGGCCTGCGCAGGCCCTGGAGCGGGTGCCTCGCTACCTGGCGATGATGGGCCGCTCGGACGTGGACGTCTCGATGTCCTCCGAAGGCGAGCGCGGCCGCCGCCTCTCCCTGTCGGACCGCTACAACCGGCCCGAGCTGATGGCGGGGGGCCTGGAAGGAATGTTGGAGATGGCCAACGCCCGGCCTCGAATCTCCGTGGAGGAGCGCAGCAGCGGGGGGTACCGTCTGTTCGTGCGCTGGTAG
- a CDS encoding GNAT family N-acetyltransferase, with translation MSTPLPTTLRILRSLTDIPRATWDALVDAQATPFLEWTFLTAMEESGCAVPARGWHPRHLTLWRGSRLVAAAPAYLKDDSDGEFVFDSPWATAAERAGLPYYPKLVLAVPFTPATGRRVLVAPGEDRAAREAELYAAAQEFARAERLSGIHVLFPTEEELPALVAQGFAVRLGVQYHWRNQGYRTLEDFLARFHAKRRNQLRRELRAPTEHGIEVRTLRGDALADADADTVYGLYATTVDKYPWGQRFLTPEFFARMLARFRHRCEWVEARREGRLVAGAFNFTGANVLYGRYWGCFEEHPFLHFNVCLYHPISEGITSGLERFEPGAGGEHKLTRGFEPRLTYSAHLLLHPGMDRAVRGFLAHERAAVEGSLPQWRAETGFKEGD, from the coding sequence ATGTCGACACCGCTCCCCACCACGCTGCGAATCCTGCGCTCCCTCACCGACATCCCCCGCGCCACGTGGGATGCGCTGGTGGACGCCCAGGCCACGCCGTTCCTGGAGTGGACCTTCCTCACCGCGATGGAGGAGAGCGGCTGCGCGGTGCCGGCGCGGGGCTGGCACCCCCGGCACCTGACGCTCTGGCGCGGCTCGCGCCTGGTGGCCGCCGCGCCCGCCTATCTCAAGGACGACAGCGACGGCGAGTTCGTCTTCGACAGCCCCTGGGCCACCGCCGCGGAGCGCGCGGGCCTGCCCTACTACCCGAAGCTCGTGCTCGCCGTCCCCTTCACCCCCGCCACCGGGCGCCGCGTGCTGGTGGCCCCGGGCGAGGACCGCGCCGCGCGCGAGGCGGAGCTGTACGCCGCCGCCCAGGAGTTCGCCCGGGCCGAGCGCCTGTCCGGCATCCACGTCCTCTTCCCCACCGAGGAGGAACTGCCCGCCCTGGTGGCCCAGGGCTTCGCCGTGCGGCTGGGCGTGCAGTACCACTGGCGCAACCAGGGCTACCGGACGCTGGAGGACTTCCTCGCCCGCTTCCACGCCAAGCGCCGCAACCAGCTGCGCCGGGAGCTGCGGGCCCCGACCGAGCACGGCATCGAGGTCCGCACCCTGCGCGGGGACGCGCTGGCGGACGCGGACGCGGACACCGTCTACGGCCTGTACGCCACCACGGTGGACAAGTATCCGTGGGGCCAGCGCTTCCTCACCCCGGAATTCTTCGCTCGCATGCTCGCCCGCTTCCGGCACCGCTGCGAGTGGGTGGAGGCCCGCCGGGAAGGCCGACTGGTGGCCGGTGCGTTCAACTTCACCGGTGCCAACGTTCTCTATGGCCGTTACTGGGGCTGCTTCGAGGAGCACCCCTTCCTTCACTTCAACGTCTGCCTGTACCACCCCATCTCGGAGGGCATCACCTCCGGACTGGAGCGCTTCGAGCCGGGCGCGGGTGGAGAGCACAAGCTCACCCGGGGATTCGAGCCGCGCCTCACGTACAGTGCGCACCTGCTCCTCCACCCGGGCATGGACAGGGCCGTGCGCGGCTTCCTGGCCCACGAGCGGGCAGCCGTCGAAGGAAGCCTGCCCCAGTGGCGGGCGGAGACTGGTTTCAAGGAGGGGGACTGA
- a CDS encoding ATP-dependent Clp protease adaptor ClpS gives MAQKHEHDTSVITESAPKQKLKKPPLYKVLLHNDNYTTREFVVAVLKEVFHKSETDAVQIMLHVHYNGVGVAGVYTYDVAETKIQTVEAAAQENDMPLRLSMEPEEG, from the coding sequence ATGGCGCAGAAGCATGAGCACGACACCTCCGTCATCACGGAGTCCGCCCCCAAGCAGAAGCTCAAGAAACCGCCGCTCTACAAGGTGCTCCTGCACAACGACAACTACACGACCCGGGAGTTCGTCGTGGCCGTGCTCAAGGAGGTCTTCCACAAGTCGGAGACGGATGCCGTGCAGATCATGCTGCACGTTCATTACAACGGTGTCGGGGTAGCCGGCGTCTATACGTACGACGTCGCCGAAACGAAGATTCAGACGGTGGAGGCCGCGGCGCAGGAGAACGACATGCCGCTGCGACTCTCCATGGAACCCGAGGAAGGTTGA
- the clpA gene encoding ATP-dependent Clp protease ATP-binding subunit ClpA — protein MAGPLIAKELQASFRTALDEARKMRHEYLTLEHLLLALTRDARTREVLKGCGANVKQLQERLVSFLEETVERLPEGVDAEPQQTIGVERVLHRAAMHALSAEQKLIDGGDVLVALFREDESHALYLLQQEGVTRLDLLNYISHGVTKDGEGEGEGEESAGHATPAGDDDEGESPKKSPLEAYTVQLNIEAKEGRIDPLIGREKELERTIQVLCRRRKNNPLYVGEAGVGKTAIAEGLALHIHEGRVPEVLKDAIVYSLDMGALLAGTKFRGQFEERLKGVLKALKEQQNAILFIDEIHTIVGAGATSGGSMDASNLLKPALASGRLRCIGSTTYQEYKSAFERDRALSRRFQKIEVGEPSVEDTILILEGLKSRYEEHHGVKYQPEAIRAAAELSAKHINDRFLPDKAIDVIDETGSAERLKPEGQRSNTVSGADVEAVVAKMARIPAKSVSASEGVQLQNLEKELQGVIYGQDSAIKDLVSAIMLARSGLRAPEKPIGSFLFSGPTGVGKTELAKQLAQSLGVEFLRYDMSEYSEKHTVSRLIGAPPGYVGFDQGGLLTDAVRKHPYSVVVLDEIEKAHPDLFNILLQVMDHATLTDNNGRKADFRNIVLILTTNAGAQEMSTKAIGFGDLAKPVDATRAKKAIERTFTPEFRNRLDGWILFSGLPPEVILKVVDKEVRLLQKMLDEKKVKLALTPAARAWLAEHGYDPAFGARPMARLVDNSLKKPLAQALLFGDLKNGGTAHYDVADDSLKLRTEPATAEVA, from the coding sequence GTGGCAGGACCGCTGATTGCCAAAGAGTTGCAGGCCAGCTTCCGCACCGCCCTGGACGAGGCGCGGAAGATGCGCCACGAGTACCTGACGCTGGAACACCTGCTCCTGGCGCTCACCAGGGACGCGCGCACGCGCGAAGTCCTCAAGGGGTGCGGCGCCAACGTGAAGCAACTCCAGGAGCGCCTGGTCTCCTTCCTGGAGGAGACGGTTGAACGCCTGCCAGAAGGCGTGGACGCCGAGCCGCAGCAGACCATCGGCGTGGAGCGGGTGCTCCACCGCGCCGCCATGCACGCGCTGTCCGCCGAGCAGAAGCTCATCGACGGTGGGGACGTGCTGGTGGCCCTCTTCCGCGAGGACGAGAGCCACGCGCTCTACCTGCTCCAGCAGGAGGGCGTCACCCGGTTGGATTTGCTCAACTACATCTCCCACGGCGTCACCAAGGACGGCGAGGGTGAAGGTGAGGGCGAGGAGAGCGCCGGCCACGCCACCCCCGCGGGCGACGACGACGAGGGCGAGTCCCCGAAGAAGAGCCCACTCGAGGCCTACACGGTGCAGCTCAACATCGAGGCCAAGGAGGGGCGCATCGACCCGCTCATCGGCCGCGAGAAGGAGCTGGAGCGCACCATCCAGGTGCTCTGCCGCCGCCGGAAGAACAACCCGCTCTATGTGGGTGAGGCGGGCGTGGGCAAGACGGCCATCGCCGAAGGGCTGGCGCTGCACATCCACGAAGGCCGCGTGCCGGAGGTCCTGAAGGACGCCATCGTCTACTCGCTGGACATGGGCGCGCTGCTCGCGGGCACCAAGTTCCGCGGCCAGTTCGAGGAGCGGCTCAAGGGCGTGCTCAAGGCCCTGAAGGAGCAGCAGAACGCCATCCTCTTCATCGACGAAATCCACACCATCGTCGGCGCGGGCGCCACCAGTGGCGGCTCCATGGACGCGTCCAACCTGCTCAAGCCCGCGCTGGCCAGCGGGCGGCTGCGCTGCATCGGCTCGACGACGTACCAGGAGTACAAGTCCGCCTTCGAGCGGGACCGGGCCCTGTCACGCCGCTTCCAGAAGATTGAGGTGGGTGAGCCCTCCGTCGAGGACACCATCCTCATCCTGGAGGGGCTGAAGAGCCGCTACGAGGAGCACCACGGGGTGAAGTACCAACCCGAGGCCATCCGCGCGGCGGCGGAGCTGTCCGCCAAACACATCAACGACCGGTTCCTGCCGGACAAGGCCATCGACGTCATCGACGAGACGGGCTCGGCCGAGCGGCTCAAGCCGGAGGGCCAGCGCTCCAACACCGTCAGCGGCGCGGACGTGGAGGCCGTCGTCGCGAAGATGGCGCGCATCCCCGCCAAGAGCGTGTCCGCCAGCGAGGGCGTGCAGCTCCAGAATCTGGAGAAGGAGCTCCAAGGCGTCATCTACGGACAGGACTCGGCCATCAAGGACCTGGTCAGCGCCATCATGCTGGCGCGCTCCGGACTGCGCGCGCCGGAGAAGCCCATTGGTTCGTTCCTCTTCTCCGGCCCCACGGGCGTGGGCAAGACGGAGCTGGCCAAGCAACTGGCGCAGTCGCTGGGCGTGGAGTTCCTGCGCTACGACATGAGCGAGTACTCGGAGAAGCACACGGTGAGCCGGCTCATCGGCGCGCCGCCGGGCTACGTCGGCTTCGACCAGGGCGGCCTGCTCACGGACGCCGTGCGCAAGCACCCCTACTCGGTGGTGGTGCTGGATGAAATCGAGAAGGCCCACCCGGACCTCTTCAACATCCTGCTCCAGGTCATGGACCACGCGACGCTGACGGACAACAACGGCCGCAAGGCCGACTTCCGCAACATCGTCCTCATCCTCACCACCAACGCGGGCGCCCAGGAGATGAGCACCAAGGCCATTGGCTTCGGGGACCTCGCGAAGCCGGTGGACGCCACCCGCGCGAAGAAGGCGATTGAGCGCACCTTCACGCCGGAATTCCGCAACCGCCTGGACGGGTGGATTCTCTTCTCCGGCCTCCCGCCCGAGGTCATCCTCAAGGTCGTGGACAAGGAAGTGCGCCTGCTCCAGAAGATGCTGGACGAGAAGAAGGTGAAGCTGGCGCTGACGCCCGCCGCCCGCGCGTGGCTGGCCGAGCACGGCTATGACCCGGCCTTCGGCGCGCGGCCCATGGCCCGGCTGGTGGACAACTCGCTGAAGAAGCCGCTCGCCCAGGCGCTCCTCTTCGGGGACCTGAAGAATGGCGGCACCGCCCACTACGACGTGGCGGACGACAGCCTCAAGCTGCGCACGGAGCCCGCCACCGCCGAGGTGGCATAG